The Phyllopteryx taeniolatus isolate TA_2022b chromosome 14, UOR_Ptae_1.2, whole genome shotgun sequence genome has a window encoding:
- the LOC133489011 gene encoding regulator of G-protein signaling 2-like isoform X2 has product MDGLCKTSLDLQTPKRIHNAWKTKIHVFIQNPSPWAKINSHTASETRPVAESLEVLLSHKVGQSAFRDFLKSEFCEENLDFWLACQEFKTLDRADQRKQRALHIYEEFIGTESPSQVNLDFYTKAVIRQNLQQPSPSCFVVAQKKIYSLLENGPFPRFVQSKHFQDVFKCTSERANTRRL; this is encoded by the exons ATGGATGGGCTTTGTAAAACATCTCTGGATCTTCAGACCCCAAAGAGAAT ACACAATGCATGGAAAACCAAAATACATGTATTCATTCAGAATCCTTCACCATGGGCTAAAATCAACAG CCACACCGCAAGTGAAACAAGGCCAGTGGCAGAATCTCTTGAGGTGCTTCTTTCCCATAAAG ttggacaaTCAGCCTTTCGGGACTTTCTAAAGTCTGAATTCTGTGAGGAAAACTTGGACTTTTGGCTTGCCTGTCAAGAGTTCAAAACCTTGGACAGAGCGGATCAGCGTAAACAGAGAGCATTACACATTTATGAAGAATTCATTGGCACTGAATCGCCTTCACAG GTAAATTTGGATTTTTACACTAAAGCTGTCATCAGACAAAACCTCCAACAGCCATCTCCATCCTGTTTTGTTGTGGCACAAAAGAAAATCTACAGTCTACTGGAGAACGGACCTTTCCCTCGCTTCGTTCAGTCGAAACACTTTCAAGATGTGTTTAAATGCACTTCCGAGCGAGCAAACACCAGAAGGCTTTGA